The nucleotide sequence gaccaaaaatatatatactttatacgATCGGAAACGCCAGAAGGAATCTGggtgttacatacttttcaacgaatctattGTAGTATAcctttactctacgagtagcgggaataaaaaatcaataaagaGCACACGAATTCCTTGAAAACGTAAATTATAGCACGTGAAAGCTATATACTTAATGTTATCACATTTAAAATGCCTGAAAATGGAGTCACCGACAAATTATAcacttaattttttatttcacaaaCGTGTACAGTTAAGTTCAAAAGCAATTCTTCAAAATTATTAAACTTATTATTATCTTAACTCTTTATTTGTATGAATATGTAAACAGCTATTTAAAAGACCCCAATTGAAAGtagttaaatgttatttataaGTGCACTTTATTTAAACGCTTTCCTTATTGGATGTCTACGTCTCGAGTGCTGTGGTCACAGGTGTAGATTGCACGTGAATATAAGGAGTGATGGGATGAATCTAATATTTATATCAAAACATCCAATCATAAGTAAGatctttttaaattcattttttgaGGCTTATCTCATATACATTGCATCTGCAGTAAGATCAAAACTCTGAAAATACACAGTTGAACTTTGAGCTTAAATTGTATCCATTATGTAGAAGGTATTCCAATTAGGCCATATGAAGTTCGCATCACTGCACTTGCTACTCAGTGTAGCTGTATTGAAAGAGGGCCGCCGAGGGCGATCTAACCGGCACGAGCTGGCTTTGACCATTTGGATTGCGGAATACCATGTAGTCGCGTCCGTTGATCAGGCGCCGTACACCACCTTCAGAATCGCCGCCCAGGAGGACACCATTGCCAAGGGCGTTTCCGTTTGCGAGGGGACGTCGCCAGCGATTCAGTGGATCTCCGTGACTGCCGCCGTTGAAGATGCTCTGGTACGGCGGCGGAGGAGTGACATTTTGGCCGTGGGTGGAGGCGCCCAGGAGCTGCCCATGTCCACTGTTCAATCGCCTCCAGCCACGGAGCCACCGGGATGGAGCCACCGACTGGCCGTTGGGCGTTCGTCCGATTCCGTGGCGCGCCCACTTATTCGCCTCCTGGCGACTATTGACGTACCGGAACATTAGCTCCGTGCTGAAGACGGCCAGTGCGGTGGCGAAACCGGCAAGCATGATGTAGTAGGTCATCATTAGGTCGCCGTTCCTCAGCTGCCGCTCCGTTCCGCCGAGATCCTGCGGACAGATCTCGGCACTGGGCAGATTTCTCTTAGACAGGTGCTTCACGATTCCAGATTCCACCAGGTGTAGCAGCCTGCAAGGTGTGAAATCGCATTATCCATATGATTAAAGCATCAGCTCACCCACTCCGGGTCAAATAATTGGCTCAAATTCGATCCGATGGGATAGGCAAAGGTCCTCTTCTTCTTCAGGAACGGCTCCTTGGCCATGGCAAACGGACAGTGGACCTTCTCGTCGCTAAAGCTCACGGTTTTGCGGTACAGGTAGTCCCTGTACAACATTATGTTTATCGCCGGCCGATCCCTCACAAAAACATAGCCATTCTTTTCCACGTAGTTCTGCAGATTGTAGGTGTCGTTGGTCTCGTCCGAGAATACGGCGTAGTTGTTCTGGATCATTCGGTTTAGCATGGACAAGGATTCATTGGTCTGAAGTAAAAAGGAACGGATGaacatataaaatttaaattatatgtaaGTAATCAAATTTAGGATTTGAATTTAGATTAAGAGTTGTATACTTTCACTCAAAGAAAACCCCGTCCTCAACGATCTGAAAATATAGCCGATCGAGATCGTACCATGCTCAGATTGCAAATGACTTTGCTCTCATTTcgctctctgtctctctctaaTTTTCTCTCTTTCACCTTccgtctaaaaataaaaacattgaTATCGTTTGCGTCTCGAAATGATGGTTCCTTCTCATGAGAATGGTAATCTATGGAAAGCTTGGGTAAATAGCTTGTACAACCCTATCAGTTATCCCcttttatgtatataattaagcaaaaatgtgTGCATTAGGGATCCAGAAGTATTGCACCagtaaaaatcgaaattttcATGGTCTTCCCATGCCTTTTAACTCATCTGATTCCCACGGGATCCCGCTCACCGTTCGAATGGCGTACTCCACTCCACCGCCCCGCATGGACACAAAGTGCTTGTTCTTCGTGAGGATATCGTTGACCGTGTTGTACGGCAGCGTGAACTTGGAAAGGGTCAGGAAGGCGGTCAAGTTGGCCGTGTAGAAGGACGTCAGTATCGTGATGAAAATCCACCAGGTGGCAAAGAGCAGCCGCGTCGAGTCTGCAATGGTTTTCAATGGGCTTAATGAAACGACAAACTGCCGGAGTTCCCGTTCCCCGATGGCTTGGCATGCAATCAGTGGGCCATTAGCGCCCGCCGATGGCTATCTTAACCGCTCGATTGCACTTTAACCTAATTGCGGCCCACCTGCAATGGGCGACAGGGTGCTGCCCTGCTTCATCAGCGCTCCGTAGACGAACCAAGCGCAGTGGCCCAGGGAGTAGGGCGTCTGCTGGCCGTCGCCGGTCAGCCGATTTCGCAGGATGATCAGCGCGTAGATGATCGGCCCCACGGCCAGCAGCGAGACGAGGATCAGGATCCACACCCAGAACTCGAAGGGCGCAAGCAGTCCGGACCCACTAGCCGACTCGCGGGGACGCTGCATCACCATTATCCATTCGCCCTCGTCCAGCGTCGTTGTGGAGTAGTAGACGAAGCTGCGCTGGTCAGAGAGCGAGGGTATGAAGGCCGCCGCCAAGTCCACCGTCTGTTGGGCATCGATATAGGGTATAATCCGACTATAGTATATCCAAATCCGATCTCCGCCTGACTACTTACACTGCTGTTTACCATCTCGATGAGACTGCGATCAAAGTCGCTAGGCGAGCCGATGATGTTATCTTGGGGCACGACCACTTCATAGGTGAAGTTGAACTTCTTCTTGAGGAAGTCGATGATCTGAAAGGAGACTCCGTGCCCCACACGGGTGCCGTTCTCCAGGACCTCGGTGTAGCTGAGCGGAAAGTCCTCCAGGGTAGCGATGCGCAGGTGCTTGCCGCCGATCCAATCGAGCATCTCCCGCAGCTTCGGCTTCTTCCTGTTAATGGTCTCCAGCGTCTCCACGGGGGCATCCGCATCGAATCCAGCTTCCGATGCGTCCACATCCATGGGCAGCTCGGTGACCGGGGAAAGAGTGCCATTCTCGCCCATTTGGATTAGGTTCGTCGGCGGGGAATCGTTCAGCGGCGGACAGGCGACACAGAGGGCGGCGGCCACCAGCAGCTCGATGCCAGTGGCCATCGATACGAGTGCCTACTGTACTCTTTAGGTGTTTGCAACTCtaataatttcactttttgcgCTTCCTAGACATTCCGCTGTTGCGTTCCCCACAACGCCACGTGCCTCACTGAAACGGAAAGTGGTAACTTTGAATTACATTTGTCCCGCCTCGGCCATTCGGATTGCTTTGTAAATATGGTCCCTGTACGCTTGGCCACCCCGCAAATACAATTAACAATAATGACAAGTGCAAACATGACAGTGGGTCATGGAACGTGCGACTCCTTTGGGGGGCCACAACTTCCACCCCAACCTCGGTGAGTGAAATGCAGATTCGAGGCTTTGATTGGACGCCATGCCGGGTGGGTGCCAGGTGGTGACCATTCCCAGGGGTCTGGCTAATAAGCTGGACAACAGCTTAAGAAAATAGATGTAAATATATGTCCTATATATGTTATGTATCTAGTTCAAGTCCAGCGAAAATGGGTTATGCCTGGATTGCGTCGTCATTGCCGAACCAATTTCACCTTTCAAGAGCATGAAGGCTTCCACGGGATACTTGAGTTCCCCAATTACGGCCCAGAATTGATTTTCCTATTAGCTAACTAAGCCACTGAGGCCTCGGTAAACAAattagttctttttttttaaggactTAATATGGCCGACAGTTTGTTTAATGACTAtgcaattataatttatagGTTTTTTGTTTCCCGTTCTTAATACTTTACTTACCTTAGCTGAAATCTAGATTTGGAACCCTAGCTATCTGTTTAGATATATTCTCTTCAGATTTTGTATGCATCTAGATGCTGTATAATGGAGAACTTCAAGTTTGTTTGATTCTCATGTAGTTCTGTTGTCTTTATTTGTCATGTGCGCATCATGTAAAGTATCTGCGATCGTGGGCAATTACATACATTAGACTGGGTCAACCGAAGCGAGAATTGGTGTCCAAGAGTTCGCCGCTGGCCAATGCATTTTGGCTGCACTTGCAATCCTCGCCGTCCACTCGTCCTTTGCCAGAAGTCAGGATGCGCATGCCCTCGGCGAACTTGGGGAATCCTGACATCGTCTCCTTCAGCGTGGTCATCATCACCGGCAGGTACATGAAGAAGTCCTTGAAGTGGCCCACCACCGTGTGATAATCCACAGGTCGTCCACTGGCCGAATTCTGAATGTTCCCATCGTTTTCTATATCGTTTCCGGTGGAAGATGCAAAGGGCAGGGCAAAGCAAAGCTGTGAAACTGTGGTCAAAAggtttgtttttcaatttaactAAATATCTTATATATTTCAATCACATTATTTGCCTAATGGGGTACAAGTGGACCTTACCCAACAAGAAAACTGTTGCCACTGCCTGCAGTTGGAATTGGAATCGCTGGTTGTCGTCTCCCATGGCTAGAAATTTGCGCAAATGTGCAACTCGGGCCAAAGTGCatcgaaatatatattattcagAGTGCGAGGTAAGCAGAAAAGTTCAAGAACTCTTCATCGACGCTTTTCTCATTTCCCTGCTATGGTCATTCGCTTCATTACCGAAATACCTGAAACCACTTCGTTTGGTCTTTTCATTATATGATGCCAAAGACCTTaggaaactaaaaaaaattaatttgatatgAAAATATTGGAATCCGATACCCTCGGAATAGCTTGTAGATTAGAAAAGAAATCTCTTTTATGTTAGTCTTCATAAATATCATCacattattttgaaaaaaatatataaaagagATATACTCTTTGAGTGCGGGGTAttatattcattatttattcACCATTCGTATTGTACGATAACTATCGTGTTTTAAGAGTTCTGGATTTTAACTCAAGATGTCGCTATGATGGGCGCCAAGCAAATAAGTTTGAATTTATTGGCAATATAAACTCGTCTCGAAAACAGGTATTTGTACTCTGACACCTTCTACATATGTAGTCTGTGGCTGaaactaataattatttattgattgaTACTTGGATTGGTAAACAGTGTCCGGTTCCCATTCCAGAGATCCCATCCCAGATCGAAGATCGTTGATTATGAGCATTCAATCAAGTTGACTTACCAGGCATCGCATTTAATATGTGTCTGCATCTGCATTTACAGGGTATATGGTGTAGATTCCACATTTCTCTTTTGCACAAATACTTGTTACTTAAATTTACCTTACAATAATATTGCCTATTTTGTGGGTAGTAAAAAGACAGCAATTAAATTTTGAGTAATTCTTAAGTGAATTATATATGAATTTACATTTAGTGATTCACGTTTTTTACaattgtaaaatcccaaataagaagactttactcgttgagtttttgtaagaaaactgattttatttggaaatatcttcggtttaaataggtgacatgagaatcgcatcttaaagtaaatggcctacgcagaggcctaagtaaatagtccccgccttatcgaggtcccacgctcaggcacatctgcctatcttgagcggcgaggaccttatctgtggtctcccactaagggactattttaggaggcggggaacgatctcaagtgactgactcatgtagtgtgcacttaaattacatgtttttgagcaatgcacccatgtcgccttagataacaaaatcctaaatataatttatcgctctcgattcatttacataagatatgaacggagcccaaaattgtaagtctttaaatatattcgtgttcatgtgtgaacattctgccaaagggccagcaagctgagatgtacattagtatattagttgcatttataacagtagtggactgtatttatttgatatatgttcatttattttgcaactaagatttcaatgggcctagtttttctggcttttaattttattggattacaattatggtttatattatttttaattcaacaatttgtactcaattaacttattttaaacattttgctttttctatgtagaagtacattttctattaaacaacgatatagtggactgtatatttttatttgttatattattttattgtttatttactattgatatttatagtactggcaacggacctgcaaaggttattgcttgcattctttgttgcacagcacatttccgtatgaaatatattattaatactatcattagtattaaagcaataattaatccagcatgtccggaaatatgatggaaatgtaaatctttcaatttttgatggttctctttcataaatttaatttcattattcaatcgttcaaattcctcagtatgatttaatattgatagtttcagcggatcccaaataatcttcggcgcttcactaacttctcctatataaggtgttgataataattcttcactttcggactgaatgttatggtgggcaactagaattttatcgtcggttcttgccgtacaatatggcgcaatgcttaaaactccttgctgaggcaaatcaaacaattcaatttgagagccagtacattgcagacggacttttgaattcgcaggaaccttaaacaaccaactacttttcttttctaactctacccagtaacttttagagtcgactactgttttatagatgcagttcgccgctttatctggctttagaggctgaatctcacatgcattatcattcgctgaattccagggccaacttcctttgcatattctcttatttagttgccatttctgacattgatttaatgtggcttccgtcattatgtgataggaatctatctcaaaattataaattaaatattcggacgttgtatgcaccattattatccgatcttcatttcgaattggcaccggaataagcctgaacaatttggatggatgcctgctaaacagaggcacttttgcactaatgatcaatttatcgtcgatgaataaacccctggctgttaacagtgtatacacctccttaagttccgtacctgaccgttttcctggaattactaggttctccgaaagactctgctgaattttggcaatttcttttttaagctgatttggcctgagaatatttgtatttagcctaccgtgattaatatcaatcaacaggcttataatgcctgcttgaattttttcgccttcttcaatcaatgagtgtagctgtttcgtaatcataaagaattttattgattccttataaacataataattttctttaagaacttctgtcatgttctcaattcttatttgcatacttctaaaattggagttaacatcttctgttgttctctttaatagattagaagttgaatcaaccacagatgtttgtttttgaattagtttatcaaggttgttctggttatctaacaaattcttcatattttcttctaattgctctctatcatcttcatccattataccaaataaaatatgatacaaggaacccataaattcgaaaggagcacgcttgcttctagatctagactgtatcataaacaatttattgttttcttcaagttccgataactgactttgcatattatctaagactagactacattgctcttcaaagctatgaagtctttcgcaaactttcctcatactttgtataagcgcattaccctttgttaacattttaaaatatggatccattttataatagataaccaaattccaagaagtactcacaatctcaacatctcctagcgggtctagatatattgctgaggttttatttattttgtctatagaatatcttggtgctatatctttaggtaatgcgctagaaacttgacaacttaacacaaacaacaacattgccataatgattccgatcttggacattcccgatgtcgctctagttcgtctttttggctcttggtcagcctcatttttgtcaacagactttattccttccaagggacaaattttagtaatgggtctagtgatatatccttcctgcatctttactttagccactcggaccttatcatcattccccttatgcaccttttccacctttcctaaaggccatcttgcaggatgacaattctcatcctttaataaaactatttgcccttcttctatattaggaatttcctttttccatttattcctttgctggagcgtatgcaaatattcacttttccacttaacccagaaatctttcttcattttttggataagtctccacctatccaaatttccgattttttcatcttccattggttcgactatttctaaaggtggtcttccaattaaaaaatgacctggtgttaaaacttcttgttggtccttctcactaactatagtgtataatggccttgaatttaagcatgcttctatttgacataaaagagttgacatttcttcataagtcaaaatagtgtcgccgattatacgctttaaatggtatttcattgacttaactccagcttcccaaatacctccgaagtgaggtcctgccgggggaataaaatgccaatcaatcctgtccttttcaagctgcgctgcaatcgttatattttcttgtattgcattaaataactcttgatctaattttcttgcagctcctacaaaatttgttccgttgtctgaatagatattggaacattttccccgtctagcaataaatcttctgagtgctgctaaaaatgcgtctgaagttagatcgcttaccatttctaagtgtatggctttggtggccatgcaaacgaatacagcaacgtatcctttaaatgttttttggccacgattttttgaacatttaacataataaggacctgcgtaatctattccagtattaagaaacgggaatgtcatcgtcactctatattttggcaagttacccattatttgctgagctgtattttgtttataccttgcacacgttacacattctcttaaatactttttcaacgaatttttcaacccgaaaatccaatactttctttggatatagtttcgcattaggtttatccctccatgcaatgtttccttatgagcattttttattaataagcttgttaggtggcatttttctaaaatgattggatgtttaacattaaattctgcattggaattttgcaatcttcctccaactcttagaaccccatccttgtccaaaaatggattcaatgacaatattttattatttgtcttgatttcctttttgattttaaggcactttatctcttgcctaaactggtattcttgttgtttcttaataacaactgtttccgctattcttatctcctttactgaaataattgatgaataggctttatttcttgttttcatctgcacgaatctatttatgtatgctattatacgtataagtttttctatactggaatacctttctattaattcgtaaataggatcatctattttgtcatttaataccgtatttattaagacaggttcttctacagactgctgccgaggccaaagttcttttgggtctgctagccatttcggacctttccaccaaaaatcacagttgatcaactggttagaatccactcccctggatgctaaatctgctggattatcctctgacttaacatgattccattcagtattttttaatttccgaatgtcatccgttcttctttttataaatttgatcttactttgaccactgttaatccatgctaaggtaatcgtggaatcactccaagcatagatctccattatattgtcaattgatccttttagtctttggattaattcactaagcaggtgagctgcacacagctcgagtttgggaattgtcttcctattttttatagggttgactctacttttgctagctattatattaacatgaggtcctactttagcatagactactgcagcatatgctttttcggaggcgtccgcaaatccgtgaatctgaatgactgaagaactgtttgaattaatccaccttgggattcgaatattctctaacaataataaattttctttatatttttcccaataatttttatcttctatggataattcctgatcccattcacttttatttatccaaagtttttgaataaaaagttttcctgaaaccgtgactggtgccaaccatcctaacggatcaaatatttttgctagcgttgataacacaacgcgcttatttatattttttgattcatcattacaatttacgctgaacttaaataaatccttttgaggttcccattttagtcctaaagttttaacacattcattttcgataatattgagaaccttattgtcccctgtgtcctccacagtggttaatattttggaattgttggaaatccatttccttaagttgaatccaactttctgcaattcatggggaattaatgttattaatttattagcttcttctaccgaatcagctccagtcattaggtcatccatatagaaatcattcctaattattgcactaataacttggtttttacatttatctgcaatatctaccagaaccctggtagccaaatatggtgcagatgcagttccgtaagtgactgtggttaatttatatgttttaattttttcttttggagaatttctccataaaatatattgatatttttgatcattattatctattttaatttgtcggtacatcttttcaatgtctgccgaaacaacaaattcccattttctccatttaataataatgtcaaaaatatctttttgaactcgtggcccaacccacattatgtcgttcaaacttttgttattcgtagtttttgctgaagcatcaaaaactactctcaatttggtcgtaaggcttgaatctctaatcactgcctggtgcggtaaaaaatatttgccttcatcattcacttcaatcatgtgtcctaaatccatgtattcattcatgaatttagtgtagtcaaccttaagtttttcatttctttttagttttttctccagattcatgtaacgagctatcgcttgtttctttgaatctcctaaggtgacatcctccttgaatggaattgacacaatgtatcgcccatctgaatctttttttgtcgttttgataaatttattttcacagatttcagactcgatatcatctttttcttcttcttccacttcccagtagcgatctaactcttttatttctattgttgtggctacaatggtttcttttcctttggattttttacatccagaaactatccacccgaaatcagttttttgcccaaggagaccgtctatttttataactccattttgcagaatgtgagtatatacgtctgctccaatgattaaatcaatgcgacccggtttattaaaatcggggtcggctaatttaaagttcttccattttttctgatcaacattaatcgtgttgactggaagtgccttcataagttttgggagaataattgcttcaatttctaaatttttcggagaatttcttatcgaaataaccgctttgtgcttggagatgcacgttcctgtggaagatactccacttatttcagtatgagaccgaaattttttcaattttagaatctgtgcagactcttctgaaataattgtgctttgagagccactatcaatcaatgctcttaattgttcaaagcctccatacctcgactttacttgaatcaaggccgtggccaacaaggcttgacctgttgttctacacgtattcactttttctggattatgacctgcaaagtgaagtaacgtgtggtgaggtttacgacaagtcgaacaaagctgctcgcttatacattttttaccaaacggatgcctcagacatcttaggcaaatcccattttttcttacccagtcagaccgttctgctggattcattattttaaatttatggcattgaattaaataatgccctggtagtttgcaatatgcacaattgtcactataatttttattcttgttattattaatcatttt is from Drosophila melanogaster chromosome 3L and encodes:
- the Ir76b gene encoding ionotropic receptor 76b; amino-acid sequence: MATGIELLVAAALCVACPPLNDSPPTNLIQMGENGTLSPVTELPMDVDASEAGFDADAPVETLETINRKKPKLREMLDWIGGKHLRIATLEDFPLSYTEVLENGTRVGHGVSFQIIDFLKKKFNFTYEVVVPQDNIIGSPSDFDRSLIEMVNSSTVDLAAAFIPSLSDQRSFVYYSTTTLDEGEWIMVMQRPRESASGSGLLAPFEFWVWILILVSLLAVGPIIYALIILRNRLTGDGQQTPYSLGHCAWFVYGALMKQGSTLSPIADSTRLLFATWWIFITILTSFYTANLTAFLTLSKFTLPYNTVNDILTKNKHFVSMRGGGVEYAIRTTNESLSMLNRMIQNNYAVFSDETNDTYNLQNYVEKNGYVFVRDRPAINIMLYRDYLYRKTVSFSDEKVHCPFAMAKEPFLKKKRTFAYPIGSNLSQLFDPELLHLVESGIVKHLSKRNLPSAEICPQDLGGTERQLRNGDLMMTYYIMLAGFATALAVFSTELMFRYVNSRQEANKWARHGIGRTPNGQSVAPSRWLRGWRRLNSGHGQLLGASTHGQNVTPPPPYQSIFNGGSHGDPLNRWRRPLANGNALGNGVLLGGDSEGGVRRLINGRDYMVFRNPNGQSQLVPVRSPSAALFQYSYTE
- the CG14187 gene encoding uncharacterized protein, isoform B; the encoded protein is MGDDNQRFQFQLQAVATVFLLENDGNIQNSASGRPVDYHTVVGHFKDFFMYLPVMMTTLKETMSGFPKFAEGMRILTSGKGRVDGEDCKCSQNALASGELLDTNSRFG
- the CG14187 gene encoding uncharacterized protein, isoform A, which translates into the protein MGDDNQRFQFQLQAVATVFLLVSQLCFALPFASSTGNDIENDGNIQNSASGRPVDYHTVVGHFKDFFMYLPVMMTTLKETMSGFPKFAEGMRILTSGKGRVDGEDCKCSQNALASGELLDTNSRFG